A window from Cryptomeria japonica chromosome 1, Sugi_1.0, whole genome shotgun sequence encodes these proteins:
- the LOC131065375 gene encoding uncharacterized protein LOC131065375 encodes MFNIYGPTKIEDKRKVWCEVTELALRLDLGKVVMAGDFNAILSVEDKRGGLRKPSKVAEDFMDFVTNCKVVDIIPKNGSFTWNNRRRDFRDIAERLDRFFVGEWWLLSHHSIYSTIEPQSGLDHYPISLNIGQDTEQHKNYFKFLSMWWQDPTLLSHIKSWWIESNVFFGSPSFKFTKRLQFIKRRLKDWNQTSFKNIFTEKARIEDELEAVNSLVMARGMTKVEFKAKKSLKNQYSEILRREELYWRDKEREHWVAEGDMNTKFSHASVKARKCANRICSIQDMNNS; translated from the coding sequence ATGTTCAACATCTATGGACCAACCAAAATAGAAGACAAGCGTAAGGTGTGGTGTGAGGTGACGGAGCTGGCTCTTAGATTGGATCTGGGGAAAGTTGTCATGGCGggggatttcaatgcaattctTAGTGTAGAGGATAAAAGGGGTGGTTTAAGGAAGCCTTCTAAGGTGGCAGAAGATTTTATGGATTTTGTTACCAATTGTAAAGTGGTTGATATCATCCCCAAGAATGGGTCCTTTACTTGGAATAACAGAAGGCGAGATTTTAGAGATATTGCTGAAAGATTGGACAGGTTCTTTGTAGGGGAGTGGTGGTTGTTAAGCCATCATTCCATCTATTCTACTATTGAACCCCAAAGTGGGTTGGATCATTATCCAATATCACTAAACATAGGGCAAGACACTGAGCAGCATAAGAATTATTTCAAATTTCTTAGTATGTGGTGGCAGGACCCGACACTTCTCAGTCATATTAAAAGCTGGTGGATTGAAAGTAATGTTTTCTTTGGTTCCCCTAGTTTCAAATTCACAAAAAGGTTACAATTCATCAAAAGGAGATTAAAGGATTGGAACCAAACTTCCTTCAAAAACATCTTCACAGAAAAAGCTAGgattgaagatgaattagaagCAGTCAACTCATTAGTAATGGCTCGTGGAATGACAAAAGTGGAATTCAAAGCTAAAAAATCCCTTAAGAATCAGTATTCTGAGATTCTACGGAGAGAAGAATTGTACTGGAGGGACAAGGAGAGGGAGCATTGGGTAGCTGAGGGTGATATGAACACCAAATTTTCCCATGCCTCTGTAAAGGCAAGAAAATGCGCCAACAGAATCTGTTCGATCCAAGACATGAATAACTCCTAA